A genomic stretch from Glaciecola nitratireducens FR1064 includes:
- a CDS encoding DUF1365 domain-containing protein: protein MSLQKSNTSIQRQTESALYTGVVHHQRFVPKVHRFNYKIYLYWLKLSEIEQLDTDVKGFSNKSNGFSPVKFLRKDYLGDPAKKLESSVIARMSELNGSKLSGDVYFLGQVRTFGWYFSPVNFYYLRNSEGKYTHMLAEVSNTPWNKRHHYLVDLAKQEDCDKEFHVSPFNPMDMTYQWKIKQPNENLRLHLSCIKHEKHFEAALNMQRQPLTTKTLRGALLSIPSMTLKTVAGIYWQAIKLFFKRVPIYMHP from the coding sequence ATGTCCCTGCAGAAGTCAAACACATCAATTCAACGACAGACCGAGTCAGCTCTGTACACTGGGGTTGTGCATCATCAACGCTTTGTACCGAAAGTACATAGGTTCAACTACAAGATTTATTTGTACTGGTTAAAGTTAAGCGAAATTGAGCAATTAGATACTGACGTCAAAGGCTTTTCGAATAAATCAAATGGGTTTAGTCCTGTCAAATTTTTACGTAAAGATTACTTAGGCGACCCTGCGAAAAAGCTAGAGTCATCTGTTATCGCAAGAATGTCTGAGTTAAACGGGTCCAAACTATCGGGTGACGTTTACTTTCTCGGGCAAGTTCGTACATTTGGCTGGTACTTTAGCCCAGTTAATTTTTATTATCTTAGAAATTCAGAAGGTAAGTATACCCACATGCTGGCTGAAGTGAGCAATACACCTTGGAACAAGAGACATCACTATTTGGTAGATTTAGCCAAACAAGAAGACTGCGACAAGGAATTCCACGTTTCTCCATTCAATCCAATGGATATGACCTATCAGTGGAAAATAAAACAACCAAATGAAAATCTAAGATTGCATCTTTCGTGTATAAAGCATGAGAAACACTTTGAGGCTGCCTTGAATATGCAAAGACAGCCCTTAACAACAAAAACACTGCGTGGCGCTTTACTCAGTATTCCTAGTATGACCTTAAAAACGGTTGCGGGAATTTATTGGCAAGCAATTAAGCTCTTTTTTAAACGCGTTCCAATTTATATGCATCCATGA
- a CDS encoding NAD(P)/FAD-dependent oxidoreductase: MTKRIAIIGTGISGLSSAYLLNKQYEVKVYEANDYIGGHTATKNVVVNDTTYAIDTGFIVYNEWTYPNFIKLMQTLNVDTQPTEMSFSVKNIKTKMEYNGNTINSLFAQRRNILRPSFWRLVLDIVKFNKLCKSHIADNKDTDNITLQQFITQHKLSEVFTHNYILPMCAAIWSTSLEASANFPLSFFLKFFNNHGLLNITNRPQWFTLVGGSSQYIAPLIESFSSKISVNDAVKSVVKVDSSFVVVSEKGEETFDEVIFACHSDQALKMLCEEPQNEVDMHLYKEILGAIPYSMNEVVLHTDTSVLPDRPLAWASWNYEIEGAKAEASRPAAVTYNMNILQRLKSDTTFCVTLNNTQAISPDKVLGTYYYAHPQFSPKMVSAQERREEICGKDGIHFCGAYWYNGFHEDGLRSALDVCKRFGASL; this comes from the coding sequence ATGACTAAGAGAATTGCCATCATTGGTACAGGTATATCAGGCCTGAGTTCTGCGTACTTACTAAACAAACAGTATGAAGTGAAAGTCTACGAGGCGAACGATTATATAGGCGGTCATACGGCAACAAAGAATGTCGTTGTGAATGACACTACATATGCCATCGACACCGGTTTTATTGTTTACAACGAGTGGACGTATCCAAACTTTATAAAATTAATGCAAACGCTCAACGTTGATACTCAGCCTACCGAAATGAGCTTTAGTGTTAAAAATATCAAAACAAAGATGGAATATAACGGCAATACTATCAACAGCTTGTTTGCCCAGCGGCGAAATATATTGCGGCCTTCTTTTTGGCGTTTAGTGCTCGACATAGTTAAATTCAACAAGTTGTGTAAGTCCCACATTGCCGACAATAAAGATACTGACAACATCACACTTCAACAATTTATTACGCAACATAAGCTGAGTGAGGTTTTCACACACAACTATATACTGCCTATGTGCGCCGCAATATGGTCAACGAGTTTAGAGGCCTCTGCTAATTTCCCGCTGTCTTTCTTTCTGAAATTTTTTAATAATCACGGCCTACTCAACATTACCAACAGACCGCAATGGTTTACTCTTGTCGGCGGCTCAAGCCAATATATCGCGCCTTTAATTGAATCTTTCAGTAGTAAAATTAGTGTAAATGACGCTGTTAAAAGTGTAGTAAAAGTAGATAGCAGCTTCGTTGTAGTCAGTGAAAAAGGTGAAGAAACCTTTGATGAAGTAATATTTGCGTGCCATAGCGACCAAGCATTAAAAATGCTGTGTGAAGAGCCTCAAAATGAGGTAGACATGCATTTATATAAGGAAATTTTGGGAGCTATTCCTTACTCTATGAATGAAGTTGTGCTGCACACCGACACGTCTGTTCTACCTGATCGGCCGCTTGCCTGGGCAAGTTGGAATTATGAAATTGAAGGCGCTAAGGCAGAAGCATCGAGGCCTGCAGCAGTGACCTACAACATGAACATCTTGCAAAGATTAAAAAGCGACACTACCTTTTGCGTGACTTTAAACAACACCCAAGCCATATCGCCAGACAAAGTGTTGGGCACATATTATTATGCACACCCACAATTCAGTCCCAAAATGGTGAGTGCGCAAGAACGCAGAGAAGAAATATGCGGGAAAGATGGCATTCATTTTTGTGGTGCATATTGGTACAACGGTTTCCATGAAGACGGTCTTCGCAGTGCATTAGATGTTTGTAAGCGCTTTGGTGCGAGCTTATAA
- a CDS encoding SDR family NAD(P)-dependent oxidoreductase produces the protein MATILITGATSGIGEALAKRCVNDGHKVIACGRNEEKLAELAKIENMTTCRFDVTDEAATKDALANVKCDIAVLNAGTCEYVDINNIEPDMFKRVFDANVFGVVNVVSALIPVLKSGNKIVFVDSLARLLPFPKSQAYGASKAALNYIAKSFEVDLAHKGIAVQTLSPGFVKTPLTDKNDFPMPMVISAEEAAEYMLKGIVSSRASVYFPRRFSFIVRLLNLLPERVQKKICISMRQKPKKKENARND, from the coding sequence ATGGCAACAATACTCATCACCGGTGCAACGTCTGGCATTGGCGAAGCCCTCGCGAAGCGCTGCGTAAATGATGGACATAAGGTGATTGCCTGCGGCAGAAATGAAGAAAAACTGGCTGAGCTTGCCAAAATAGAGAACATGACAACATGTCGCTTCGATGTAACGGATGAAGCTGCAACGAAGGACGCATTAGCTAATGTAAAATGTGATATCGCAGTCCTAAACGCAGGAACTTGCGAATATGTTGATATCAATAATATAGAACCAGACATGTTTAAACGTGTTTTTGATGCAAACGTGTTCGGCGTCGTTAATGTTGTATCTGCACTCATCCCTGTCCTTAAATCAGGGAATAAAATTGTCTTCGTTGACAGCCTTGCCCGCTTGCTGCCCTTTCCAAAAAGCCAAGCTTACGGAGCGAGCAAAGCCGCCTTGAACTATATTGCCAAAAGTTTTGAAGTCGATCTAGCGCACAAAGGGATTGCGGTACAAACCTTATCGCCAGGTTTTGTAAAAACACCGCTGACCGATAAAAACGATTTTCCAATGCCCATGGTTATTAGTGCAGAAGAAGCAGCAGAATACATGCTTAAAGGAATCGTTTCTTCTCGAGCTAGTGTTTATTTTCCGAGAAGATTTAGTTTTATTGTCCGCTTGTTAAACCTACTCCCCGAAAGAGTGCAGAAAAAAATATGCATCAGCATGCGTCAGAAACCAAAGAAAAAAGAGAACGCTCGCAATGACTAA
- a CDS encoding nuclear transport factor 2 family protein encodes MNAIKKFESFYVDLESMKVEELADIYSNDVTFIDPIATHSGIAAVQTYFTKLLRNAKNCSFEIHSIDKVASLNSEEKSASALLAYLVTWKMTFTTSGINKGKPIDVDGITQLKIKDDKIIFHRDYYDLGQMVYENIPLLGRIIKRIKRKLG; translated from the coding sequence ATGAACGCAATCAAAAAATTTGAATCATTCTATGTTGACCTAGAGTCGATGAAAGTAGAGGAATTAGCGGACATATACAGTAATGACGTTACATTTATCGACCCTATCGCTACACACTCAGGCATTGCTGCAGTGCAAACATACTTTACTAAGCTCCTAAGAAACGCTAAAAACTGCTCGTTTGAGATACATTCTATCGATAAAGTCGCCTCGCTAAATAGTGAAGAAAAAAGCGCAAGTGCTCTCCTAGCCTATCTAGTGACGTGGAAAATGACCTTTACCACATCCGGAATTAATAAGGGGAAACCCATTGACGTTGATGGTATTACTCAATTGAAAATCAAGGACGATAAGATTATATTCCATCGCGATTATTATGACTTAGGTCAGATGGTATATGAGAACATTCCTCTACTGGGCAGAATTATAAAACGTATCAAAAGGAAATTAGGATAA
- a CDS encoding LON peptidase substrate-binding domain-containing protein, with the protein MKCPLFPLSAHILPEGRMALRIFEPRYVRMVKEACAEGTGFVICMLNSKGQKELNTHIFPTGTYCKVIDFDLLEDGLLGITIEGINCVTISNIETEKDGLRVADCEDVKVWSCSFDIQDLAPMNERLGEIFETYQEVSSLYETVKLDDPLWVINRWLELLPVDAEQKQHFLAQKDCKKIVDYLSQLIE; encoded by the coding sequence ATGAAGTGTCCATTATTCCCGCTGTCTGCGCATATTCTTCCCGAGGGAAGGATGGCGCTGAGAATTTTCGAACCGCGTTATGTAAGGATGGTGAAAGAGGCCTGCGCCGAAGGCACTGGTTTTGTTATCTGCATGCTGAATTCTAAAGGACAGAAAGAGCTAAATACGCACATCTTTCCAACGGGAACGTATTGCAAGGTTATTGATTTTGATCTTTTAGAAGATGGGCTCTTAGGCATAACAATCGAAGGCATTAATTGTGTAACGATAAGTAATATTGAAACGGAAAAAGATGGTCTACGTGTCGCTGACTGCGAAGACGTCAAGGTGTGGTCTTGCAGTTTTGATATTCAAGACTTAGCTCCGATGAATGAGCGTCTAGGTGAAATATTCGAGACGTACCAAGAGGTTAGTTCGTTATATGAGACAGTTAAGTTAGATGATCCGCTATGGGTGATAAACCGTTGGTTAGAATTACTCCCTGTCGATGCTGAGCAGAAACAACATTTTTTAGCGCAAAAAGATTGCAAGAAAATAGTAGATTATCTTTCGCAGCTGATTGAGTAG
- a CDS encoding sigma-70 family RNA polymerase sigma factor — protein MLIGIPLENNKPDVRKPKDCAAEMSALLETVAQERCKASFAKVFGYFAPRLRSYALKQMGNEAIAMELVQDTMSNVWQKAHLFNAEKGSPSTWIFTIARNIRFDMLRKLKNRKEDVCSDDMWPILCEQTADPKEKSLEEQITLQQVGELFNELPEKQKAVIEAIYIDGKSQQEVADELEIPLGTVKSRTRLALQRLKDMLETHD, from the coding sequence ATGCTCATCGGAATCCCATTGGAAAACAACAAGCCAGATGTAAGAAAACCGAAAGACTGTGCGGCAGAAATGTCAGCGCTGTTAGAGACGGTGGCGCAAGAACGTTGCAAAGCGTCCTTCGCAAAAGTATTTGGTTATTTCGCTCCCCGCTTACGTTCATATGCCTTAAAGCAAATGGGCAATGAAGCTATTGCTATGGAATTAGTTCAAGATACGATGTCAAATGTGTGGCAGAAAGCGCATTTGTTTAATGCAGAGAAAGGTTCTCCTTCAACCTGGATTTTCACGATTGCGCGAAACATTCGTTTCGACATGCTGCGCAAGTTGAAGAATAGAAAGGAAGATGTTTGCTCTGACGATATGTGGCCGATACTTTGCGAACAAACGGCAGACCCGAAAGAAAAGTCTTTGGAAGAACAAATTACACTGCAGCAAGTAGGGGAATTGTTTAACGAATTGCCTGAGAAGCAGAAAGCAGTAATTGAAGCAATTTATATCGATGGAAAGTCTCAGCAAGAAGTTGCAGACGAGTTGGAAATACCTTTAGGTACAGTAAAATCTCGCACGAGACTTGCCCTACAACGTTTAAAGGACATGTTAGAAACACATGATTAA
- a CDS encoding ChrR family anti-sigma-E factor, whose amino-acid sequence MINFHPTNERLDAFADGLMAPAEALIISAHCDMCSKCAKKVALYTDANAEIVFDQSSPKAEPGIFGDMLSQIMSEEVDRGIVVEPTNRVLELDGRKFTLPRSLNRLSESMGNWSHMVGKLWQAPVNIGGDNVANFIFMEKGGSVPEHTHRGSEMTLVVNGEFSDGLADYDSGDFMVMDGKHIHTPSTISDEGCLVFSIVDKPLHFTSGWARLINPFSHLFFK is encoded by the coding sequence ATGATTAATTTTCATCCTACAAACGAAAGATTAGATGCATTTGCAGATGGCCTTATGGCGCCTGCCGAAGCATTGATTATTTCAGCCCACTGCGACATGTGTTCGAAATGTGCCAAGAAAGTAGCGCTATATACTGATGCAAATGCAGAAATAGTCTTCGACCAAAGCAGCCCGAAGGCAGAACCTGGCATTTTTGGTGACATGTTATCTCAAATTATGTCTGAAGAAGTGGATAGGGGCATAGTAGTTGAGCCAACTAACAGGGTGTTAGAGTTGGATGGTCGTAAGTTTACTTTACCTCGGTCACTAAATAGGTTGTCTGAGTCGATGGGAAACTGGTCCCACATGGTTGGGAAGCTTTGGCAAGCACCTGTAAATATTGGTGGTGACAACGTCGCAAACTTTATTTTTATGGAGAAGGGTGGGTCTGTTCCAGAGCATACCCATAGAGGCAGTGAGATGACTCTAGTTGTCAATGGTGAGTTCAGTGACGGTTTAGCAGACTACGATAGTGGAGACTTCATGGTTATGGATGGTAAACACATACATACACCATCGACGATCTCTGATGAAGGCTGTCTAGTGTTTAGTATCGTCGATAAGCCATTGCATTTTACTTCTGGCTGGGCTCGTCTGATAAACCCATTTAGCCATTTATTCTTTAAGTAA
- a CDS encoding outer membrane protein assembly factor BamD gives MILKNKISIAILAAAMIGLGGCASSEDEEAKAVANQGVQALYANARESMAVGNYAQAAQTLSAIDSKYPFGAHSHQVQLDLIFSYYKVGKPDQALATIDRFVRLNPNHADVDYAYFMRGVTNMELDNNLFQEMLGVDRSDRDPSKSREAFEDFRRLIQKYPNSKYATDASERMLHIKNRLASYEIAVARYYMRRQAYVAAANRGRYVIENFPDTTQVQPALEIMVSSYNQLNLTELKQNTMRTLRLNYPDSEFLD, from the coding sequence ATGATACTGAAAAATAAGATAAGCATAGCAATACTCGCAGCAGCAATGATTGGCCTAGGAGGCTGTGCCTCATCTGAAGACGAGGAAGCTAAAGCAGTTGCTAATCAAGGAGTTCAGGCGCTCTACGCTAACGCTCGTGAAAGCATGGCTGTAGGTAACTATGCACAAGCAGCACAAACCTTAAGCGCAATTGATTCAAAATATCCGTTTGGCGCACATTCACACCAAGTTCAATTGGATCTTATCTTTTCATATTATAAAGTAGGTAAGCCTGACCAAGCATTGGCGACTATCGACCGCTTTGTTCGCTTGAACCCTAACCATGCAGACGTTGACTATGCGTACTTTATGCGCGGCGTGACCAACATGGAACTAGACAACAATCTTTTTCAAGAAATGCTTGGTGTGGATCGCTCTGACCGAGACCCATCTAAATCACGTGAAGCTTTTGAAGATTTCAGACGATTAATTCAAAAATATCCGAACAGTAAATATGCAACTGATGCGAGTGAGCGCATGCTGCATATTAAGAATCGACTCGCTAGTTATGAAATTGCGGTTGCACGTTATTACATGAGAAGGCAGGCATACGTAGCTGCAGCTAACCGTGGAAGATATGTTATCGAGAATTTTCCCGATACGACACAAGTGCAGCCGGCACTTGAAATTATGGTTTCAAGCTACAATCAGCTTAACTTGACTGAACTTAAGCAGAATACAATGAGAACACTCAGGTTGAACTATCCTGATAGTGAATTTCTTGATTAG
- the rluD gene encoding 23S rRNA pseudouridine(1911/1915/1917) synthase RluD, with translation MASNKLQINLSATVPENLFDKRLDQCLAVLFPEYSRSKLKEWILAGFVSVDGEKIDTPRLKLKSGEEIVIDAEQEVQVTSEAQHIDLNVVYEDEHILVIDKQAGLVVHPGAGNHDGTLLNALLAKVPEIDQVPRAGIVHRLDKDTTGLMVVAKTLPAQTSLVEQLQARSMGREYEALVMGTMIAGGVIDEPIGRHATKRTAMAVREFGKPAVTHYRVKEKFRAYTHLRLKLESGRTHQIRVHMSHINHPLVGDALYGGRPRLPKNASEHFINALRAFKRQALHAAQLTLMHPVSGEEMTFKAPLPEDFVTLLKDVREDTKINGIDI, from the coding sequence ATGGCTTCCAATAAACTCCAAATTAATCTTTCGGCAACAGTGCCTGAAAATTTATTCGATAAAAGACTAGACCAATGTTTGGCGGTTTTGTTCCCTGAATACTCAAGATCTAAGCTAAAAGAGTGGATACTAGCTGGGTTTGTAAGTGTTGACGGCGAAAAAATCGACACACCACGACTAAAACTAAAAAGCGGTGAAGAAATTGTTATCGACGCTGAGCAAGAAGTGCAGGTCACTAGCGAAGCTCAACACATCGATTTGAATGTTGTTTATGAAGATGAGCATATACTGGTTATCGATAAACAAGCCGGCTTAGTCGTCCATCCCGGTGCCGGAAACCATGACGGCACTCTACTAAATGCATTGTTGGCTAAAGTTCCTGAAATTGATCAAGTACCTAGAGCCGGCATTGTCCATCGCTTAGATAAAGATACAACGGGTTTAATGGTTGTCGCAAAAACACTGCCTGCGCAAACAAGCTTAGTGGAACAGTTGCAGGCTCGAAGCATGGGCCGTGAGTATGAAGCATTGGTTATGGGAACAATGATTGCAGGTGGAGTTATTGATGAACCTATCGGCAGACACGCAACAAAAAGAACAGCAATGGCGGTGAGAGAGTTCGGTAAACCTGCTGTAACGCATTATAGAGTGAAAGAAAAGTTTCGCGCCTATACTCATCTTCGCTTAAAACTGGAAAGTGGCAGAACGCACCAGATCCGAGTTCATATGTCGCATATTAATCATCCATTAGTAGGCGATGCACTTTACGGCGGTAGACCTCGTTTGCCAAAGAACGCTAGCGAACATTTCATTAACGCGTTGCGAGCGTTCAAACGTCAAGCACTGCATGCAGCACAACTGACCTTAATGCATCCGGTTAGTGGCGAAGAAATGACGTTCAAAGCTCCTCTTCCGGAAGATTTTGTTACCTTGTTGAAAGACGTAAGGGAAGACACAAAAATAAACGGAATTGATATCTAA
- the pgeF gene encoding peptidoglycan editing factor PgeF, translated as MAFIEFIQPSWPVNKSVFCVSTTTSGGVSTSAFKSLNLGSHVGDDPHNVELNRQRLASELKRFVPDVKPLSWLNQTHNTNVLRLSAPTDAGKVEADAAFTNMPNLPCSVMTADCMALMIANTDGTEVAAVHAGWKGLLNGVIENTVKQFSSRRSEIHVWFAPSICQQHFEVGEDLKTLFSKFPSALKASTVKNKTLLNLIEVANLKLDELSVYQRYYSNICTYSSVNLFSHRRSTHQGISTCGRMANLILIK; from the coding sequence TTGGCCTTTATCGAATTTATTCAGCCTTCGTGGCCGGTAAATAAGAGCGTGTTTTGTGTAAGCACCACTACTAGTGGTGGTGTCAGTACCAGTGCGTTCAAAAGCCTAAATTTAGGTTCTCACGTTGGTGATGATCCACATAATGTTGAGCTGAATCGTCAACGTTTGGCCTCTGAACTCAAGCGTTTTGTGCCAGATGTTAAGCCTCTGTCATGGCTTAATCAGACTCACAATACGAACGTTCTTAGACTGTCAGCACCCACAGACGCTGGCAAAGTAGAGGCCGATGCGGCGTTTACTAATATGCCTAATTTACCATGCAGCGTCATGACTGCAGATTGCATGGCCCTCATGATTGCAAACACTGACGGTACTGAAGTTGCTGCGGTTCATGCAGGTTGGAAAGGTTTATTAAACGGCGTTATTGAAAATACAGTAAAGCAGTTTTCCTCGCGGCGTAGTGAGATTCACGTATGGTTCGCACCTTCTATATGTCAGCAGCATTTTGAGGTTGGAGAAGACCTTAAAACCCTATTTTCGAAGTTTCCAAGCGCGTTGAAAGCCTCTACGGTAAAGAATAAAACGCTGCTAAACTTGATTGAAGTAGCGAATTTAAAGCTTGATGAACTGAGTGTTTATCAGCGTTACTATTCAAATATTTGTACCTATTCTTCAGTTAACTTGTTCTCACACCGTCGCTCTACACATCAAGGTATATCTACTTGTGGGCGAATGGCAAACTTGATCTTAATCAAGTAA